The following are encoded in a window of Clarias gariepinus isolate MV-2021 ecotype Netherlands chromosome 8, CGAR_prim_01v2, whole genome shotgun sequence genomic DNA:
- the mavs gene encoding mitochondrial antiviral-signaling protein isoform X1 yields the protein MAYVGERLYDEFIRKNMANLASRVKVREIVPYLACLTNTDREEIEAKREIAGNYNAMTLLLDYLRRRENWPDQFISALRQCEHRTLANEISDIYDRIRGIPKRPAPAPVPAAAAYTPAPFPAEAVGISTTATIHNAPTNPPLLTPSVDGPTQTANLSHISSPPRQCANIAASAIEAPALVSAPDAAVHVPPKSAQPAEPPLLVIESGPPGPISAPPLIYQSEVPVGVRETSKLVVSGHSAPVNSLPESCFNTDSPALAPAIVSAQDASVHISHGSAHPAEPPLLVVAPHAVPPSPVSAPDLIPFVGQSVVPVSCIETPTLGMSSDLKYIAKSGPTSVAVPTLPINATSTSSQTNKPSTTFSALPEKSKVAESSISVKHPIQDSSPPRIVIPQDSQNNQTNNQVVERVNTAAPPNFQIQETARGSAQASPSASPDTTAHCLDNLAAENEENFSKPAVLRGEEPCSVSSDLQISHRTTEHSPTQPVRLQALSNQNWADEPVEGSLSVTTDNLMISSSTTTVSTQLDSGPVAPVENSFHRAQGNASTEGDNIFCLNQPVEDHYESSSQSIQAEQETREHLVEFSERPSVQNLSGQPPSMVGPSTIGLKHNAETENLVQSVSLNETSQHKQTQCIQEHNSSEQVISAVEPVPATYPELELNNSGQINNPRSEQGEEFQGVLHRFRSYPHLIGAAGIGIIAVFLALRLKR from the exons ATGGCATATGTAGGAGAAAGGCTGTATGATGAGTTTATCCGAAAAAATATGGCTAATTTGGCCTCACGTGTCAAAGTGAGGGAAATCGTACCTTACTTGGCCTGCCTCACAAATACTGATCGG GAGGAGATAGAGGCTAAAAGAGAGATTGCTGGAAACTACAATGCTATGACGCTGCTGCTTGATTACCTGCGCAGACGAGAGAACTGGCCTGATCAGTTTATTTCAGCATTGCGGCAATGCGAACACCGGACTCTTGCTAATGAGATCAGTGACATTTATGACAGAATAAGAGGAATCCCCA AACGTCCAGCTCCTGCCCCTGTCCCTGCTGCTGCTGCGTATACTCCAGCCCCATTTCCAGCAGAAGCTGTAGGAATATCTACCACCGCGACAATCCACAATGCCCCGACCAACCCACCCCTGCTGACTCCTTCAGTCGATGGCCCAACTCAGACAGCTAATCTTTCTCATATAAGTTCTCCTCCAAGGCAATGTGCCAACATAGCTGCTTCTGCCATAGAAGCCCCAGCATTAGTTTCAGCTCCAGATGCTGCAGTACACGTGCCTCCTAAGTCAGCCCAACCTGCTGAACCCCCACTGTTGGTCATAGAGTCAGGGCCACCTGGTCCAATTTCTGCTCCTCCTCTTATTTATCAAAGTGAAGTTCCAGTTGGCGTTAGAGAAACATCCAAATTGGTTGTCTCGGGTCATTCCGCTCCTGTAAATTCTCTTCCTGAGTCATGTTTTAACACAGATTCTCCAGCCTTGGCTCCTGCCATAGTTTCAGCCCAAGATGCTTCAGTACATATTTCTCATGGATCAGCCCACCCTGCTGAACCCCCGCTGTTGGTGGTAGCACCACATGCAGTGCCCCCTTCTCCAGTCTCTGCTCCTGACTTGATCCCATTTGTTGGGCAGAGTGTAGTCCCAGTCAGCTGCATAGAAACGCCCACACTGGGTATGTCAAGTGACCTAAAGTATATTGCTAAATCTGGACCAACCTCAGTTGCTGTACCTACCCTTCCTATTAATGCAACATCCACATCCTCACAGACTAACAAACCTTCTACCACATTTTCTGCTTTACCTGAAAAAAGCAAAGTTGCAGAAAGCTCCATTTCTGTGAAACACCCCATCCAAGACTCCAGCCCTCCAAGGATTGTAATTCCCCAGGATTCACagaacaaccaaacaaacaatcaG GTTGTAGAGCGAGTAAACACTGCAGCTCCGCCAAACTTCCAAATTCAGGAAACAGCCCGGGGATCAGCACAGGCCTCACCTTCAGCATCTCCAGATACAACTGCTCACTGCTTGGATAACCTGGCAGCAGAAAATGAAGAGAATTTTAGCAAACCTGCTGTCCTAAGAGGAGAAGAGCCCTGTTCGGTCAGTTCTGATCTTCAGATCAGCCATAGGACCACAGAACACTCACCAACACAACCTGTCAGGCTTCAAGCACTGTCCAACCAAAACTGGGCTGATGAACCTGTTGAAGGGTCTCTCTCAGTCACTACTGATAATCTGATGATCAGCTCTTCCACCACAACTGTTTCTACACAGCTTGATTCTGGTCCTGTAGCCCCTGTTGAAAACTCTTTTCATAGGGCACAGGGAAATGCCTCTACAGAGGGTGATAATATTTTTTGTCTTAATCAGCCAGTGGAGGACCACTATGAGTCTTCCAGTCAAAGCATTCAGGCAGAGCAAGAGACTCGAGAACACCTTGTTGAATTTTCTGAAAGGCCATCTGTCCAAAATCTTAGTGGTCAGCCTCCAAGCATGGTTGGACCAAGCACAATTGGCCTTAAACATAATGCTGAAACAGAGAATCTTGTCCAGTCTGTTTCTTTAAATGAAACTAGCCAGCACAAGCAAACACAGTGTATACAGGAACATAATTCCAGTGAGCAGGTAATTTCTGCTGTAGAGCCAGTCCCAGCTACTTATCCAGAGTTAGAATTAAATAATTCAGGCCAGATTAACAATCCTCGATCAGAGCAGGGAGAAGAGTTCCAGGGAGTGTTGCACCGATTTCGGTCTTACCCACACCTTATTGGAGCTGCAGGTATTGGCataattgctgtttttttggCCTTGAGGCTAAAGCGCTAA
- the LOC128528875 gene encoding G-protein coupled receptor 151, producing the protein MDPETALNACFVSFDGGIQQLGRDDTAVILPVIFVSICAVGIVGNVLLLAVLLHYIVLKKSASGIVMMLANLSGTDLLILAVCSSTRAVTYHSRIWTLGHVACRTAEWFQHGCLVVKSLTLAVMSQARYNFDSDSHLKINRVLTAAGALWGIGLALPVVQIVYSKLHVKGNFSLCVTDVPSHSYDFMRVYSKIYALVVYAVPVVFSTLCHVRAIFRITRGHGGTEGRLALLSVTAANALLLLPEWTVWVWLRNRPGETCDTPAALLVFTQVCTYLTSASSPAILLTMLVPLRENLAWVMCEGAWWEGERERSVRNISALEDDLMIHTDSLGRPLPDVEHFWTSRRNTVVSDNTNPFPWEELEHCHSDL; encoded by the coding sequence ATGGATCCTGAAACGGCACTGAACGCGTGTTTTGTGAGTTTTGATGGAGGGATTCAGCAGCTGGGCCGCGACGACACCGCAGTCATTCTACCTGTCATTTTTGTATCGATCTGCGCGGTGGGAATAGTCGGAAATGTTTTGTTGCTTGCCGTGCTGCTGCACTATATTGTACTGAAAAAAAGTGCTTCTGGGATTGTCATGATGCTCGCCAATCTTAGTGGAACAGACTTGTTGATCCTTGCAGTGTGCAGTTCGACCCGGGCGGTCACTTATCACAGTCGTATATGGACACTTGGACACGTGGCCTGTCGGACAGCAGAGTGGTTCCAGCACGGCTGTTTGGTAGTTAAATCTCTCACTCTAGCAGTCATGAGCCAAGCGAGATATAATTTTGACAGTGATTCCCACCTCAAGATAAACAGAGTTCTCACTGCTGCTGGCGCTTTATGGGGTATTGGGTTGGCGTTACCAGTAGTCCAGATCGTTTATTCTAAGTTGCACGTCAAGGGGAACTTCAGTTTGTGCGTCACCGATGTACCAAGTCACTCCTATGATTTTATGCGCGTGTACAGTAAAATCTATGCCCTGGTGGTCTATGCCGTCCCGGTTGTATTTTCCACCTTGTGCCATGTGCGTGCCATTTTCCGAATCACACGTGGGCACGGGGGGACTGAGGGCCGCCTGGCGCTGCTGAGCGTCACCGCAGCTAACGCACTCCTGCTGCTGCCCGAGTGGACAGTCTGGGTGTGGCTGCGCAACCGGCCCGGCGAGACCTGTGACACCCCAGCTGCACTGCTCGTCTTCACCCAGGTTTGCACGTACCTGACCAGCGCATCGTCTCCCGCCATTCTCCTCACCATGCTTGTGCCTCTCAGGGAAAACCTGGCCTGGGTGATGTGTGAGGGAGCATGGTGGGAAGGGGAAAGAGAGCGAAGTGTGAGGAATATCAGTGCGCTGGAGGATGACCTAATGATCCACACTGACTCGCTCGGGAGACCTCTGCCTGATGTCGAGCATTTTTGGACCAGTCGGCGGAACACGGTAGTTTCAGACAACACCAACCCGTTTCCATGGGAAGAACTGGAGCACTGTCATTCTGATCTCTGA
- the mavs gene encoding mitochondrial antiviral-signaling protein isoform X2, with product MAYVGERLYDEFIRKNMANLASRVKVREIVPYLACLTNTDREEIEAKREIAGNYNAMTLLLDYLRRRENWPDQFISALRQCEHRTLANEISDIYDRIRGIPTPAPVPAAAAYTPAPFPAEAVGISTTATIHNAPTNPPLLTPSVDGPTQTANLSHISSPPRQCANIAASAIEAPALVSAPDAAVHVPPKSAQPAEPPLLVIESGPPGPISAPPLIYQSEVPVGVRETSKLVVSGHSAPVNSLPESCFNTDSPALAPAIVSAQDASVHISHGSAHPAEPPLLVVAPHAVPPSPVSAPDLIPFVGQSVVPVSCIETPTLGMSSDLKYIAKSGPTSVAVPTLPINATSTSSQTNKPSTTFSALPEKSKVAESSISVKHPIQDSSPPRIVIPQDSQNNQTNNQVVERVNTAAPPNFQIQETARGSAQASPSASPDTTAHCLDNLAAENEENFSKPAVLRGEEPCSVSSDLQISHRTTEHSPTQPVRLQALSNQNWADEPVEGSLSVTTDNLMISSSTTTVSTQLDSGPVAPVENSFHRAQGNASTEGDNIFCLNQPVEDHYESSSQSIQAEQETREHLVEFSERPSVQNLSGQPPSMVGPSTIGLKHNAETENLVQSVSLNETSQHKQTQCIQEHNSSEQVISAVEPVPATYPELELNNSGQINNPRSEQGEEFQGVLHRFRSYPHLIGAAGIGIIAVFLALRLKR from the exons ATGGCATATGTAGGAGAAAGGCTGTATGATGAGTTTATCCGAAAAAATATGGCTAATTTGGCCTCACGTGTCAAAGTGAGGGAAATCGTACCTTACTTGGCCTGCCTCACAAATACTGATCGG GAGGAGATAGAGGCTAAAAGAGAGATTGCTGGAAACTACAATGCTATGACGCTGCTGCTTGATTACCTGCGCAGACGAGAGAACTGGCCTGATCAGTTTATTTCAGCATTGCGGCAATGCGAACACCGGACTCTTGCTAATGAGATCAGTGACATTTATGACAGAATAAGAGGAATCCCCA CTCCTGCCCCTGTCCCTGCTGCTGCTGCGTATACTCCAGCCCCATTTCCAGCAGAAGCTGTAGGAATATCTACCACCGCGACAATCCACAATGCCCCGACCAACCCACCCCTGCTGACTCCTTCAGTCGATGGCCCAACTCAGACAGCTAATCTTTCTCATATAAGTTCTCCTCCAAGGCAATGTGCCAACATAGCTGCTTCTGCCATAGAAGCCCCAGCATTAGTTTCAGCTCCAGATGCTGCAGTACACGTGCCTCCTAAGTCAGCCCAACCTGCTGAACCCCCACTGTTGGTCATAGAGTCAGGGCCACCTGGTCCAATTTCTGCTCCTCCTCTTATTTATCAAAGTGAAGTTCCAGTTGGCGTTAGAGAAACATCCAAATTGGTTGTCTCGGGTCATTCCGCTCCTGTAAATTCTCTTCCTGAGTCATGTTTTAACACAGATTCTCCAGCCTTGGCTCCTGCCATAGTTTCAGCCCAAGATGCTTCAGTACATATTTCTCATGGATCAGCCCACCCTGCTGAACCCCCGCTGTTGGTGGTAGCACCACATGCAGTGCCCCCTTCTCCAGTCTCTGCTCCTGACTTGATCCCATTTGTTGGGCAGAGTGTAGTCCCAGTCAGCTGCATAGAAACGCCCACACTGGGTATGTCAAGTGACCTAAAGTATATTGCTAAATCTGGACCAACCTCAGTTGCTGTACCTACCCTTCCTATTAATGCAACATCCACATCCTCACAGACTAACAAACCTTCTACCACATTTTCTGCTTTACCTGAAAAAAGCAAAGTTGCAGAAAGCTCCATTTCTGTGAAACACCCCATCCAAGACTCCAGCCCTCCAAGGATTGTAATTCCCCAGGATTCACagaacaaccaaacaaacaatcaG GTTGTAGAGCGAGTAAACACTGCAGCTCCGCCAAACTTCCAAATTCAGGAAACAGCCCGGGGATCAGCACAGGCCTCACCTTCAGCATCTCCAGATACAACTGCTCACTGCTTGGATAACCTGGCAGCAGAAAATGAAGAGAATTTTAGCAAACCTGCTGTCCTAAGAGGAGAAGAGCCCTGTTCGGTCAGTTCTGATCTTCAGATCAGCCATAGGACCACAGAACACTCACCAACACAACCTGTCAGGCTTCAAGCACTGTCCAACCAAAACTGGGCTGATGAACCTGTTGAAGGGTCTCTCTCAGTCACTACTGATAATCTGATGATCAGCTCTTCCACCACAACTGTTTCTACACAGCTTGATTCTGGTCCTGTAGCCCCTGTTGAAAACTCTTTTCATAGGGCACAGGGAAATGCCTCTACAGAGGGTGATAATATTTTTTGTCTTAATCAGCCAGTGGAGGACCACTATGAGTCTTCCAGTCAAAGCATTCAGGCAGAGCAAGAGACTCGAGAACACCTTGTTGAATTTTCTGAAAGGCCATCTGTCCAAAATCTTAGTGGTCAGCCTCCAAGCATGGTTGGACCAAGCACAATTGGCCTTAAACATAATGCTGAAACAGAGAATCTTGTCCAGTCTGTTTCTTTAAATGAAACTAGCCAGCACAAGCAAACACAGTGTATACAGGAACATAATTCCAGTGAGCAGGTAATTTCTGCTGTAGAGCCAGTCCCAGCTACTTATCCAGAGTTAGAATTAAATAATTCAGGCCAGATTAACAATCCTCGATCAGAGCAGGGAGAAGAGTTCCAGGGAGTGTTGCACCGATTTCGGTCTTACCCACACCTTATTGGAGCTGCAGGTATTGGCataattgctgtttttttggCCTTGAGGCTAAAGCGCTAA